In one Halosimplex halophilum genomic region, the following are encoded:
- the trmB gene encoding HTH-type sugar sensing transcriptional regulator TrmB — translation MAGDDLLASLEAVSERFNFGEYEAKAYLTILEHGQVTASEIADYTDIPQPRVYDTVRSLSDIGLVELQESRPMKVLALDPAEAFDDLQESLDTLVDDLEEQYTQPARGTEAVSLVKSRPTILRYLSEVIDSAEYELMLSLTPELLERFESQLRRQHEEGVAIEILISPAADAPDPDEYDYADLASTVKQRRGVTTPVIAVADGRYSIYATRESLKGDTDRYGVIFDRSELGFLVSMFMNTVLWTTAETVRTDGEDVSFPRRYGTIRRAIADMVDLDGEFYATIEGRDVLTGEEVVVEGKVVDASITSSLEEASLVVETDEGRVTVGGQVAALEDIESFEIRIGRESPPEPAD, via the coding sequence ATGGCTGGTGACGACCTCCTCGCCTCGCTCGAAGCCGTCTCCGAGCGGTTCAACTTCGGGGAGTACGAGGCGAAGGCGTACCTCACGATCCTCGAACACGGGCAGGTCACGGCCTCGGAGATCGCCGACTACACGGACATCCCCCAGCCGCGCGTCTACGACACGGTCCGCAGCCTGAGCGACATCGGGCTGGTCGAACTCCAGGAGTCGCGGCCGATGAAGGTGCTGGCGCTCGACCCGGCGGAGGCGTTCGACGACCTCCAGGAGTCGCTGGACACGCTGGTCGACGACCTGGAGGAGCAGTACACCCAGCCCGCCCGCGGCACGGAGGCCGTCTCGCTCGTCAAGTCCCGGCCCACGATCCTCCGGTACCTCTCGGAGGTCATCGACTCGGCGGAGTACGAGCTGATGCTCTCGCTGACGCCGGAGCTGCTGGAGCGGTTCGAGAGCCAGCTGCGCCGCCAGCACGAGGAGGGCGTCGCCATCGAGATCCTCATCTCCCCCGCCGCCGACGCCCCCGACCCCGACGAGTACGACTACGCGGACCTCGCGAGCACGGTCAAGCAGCGCCGCGGCGTCACGACGCCCGTCATCGCCGTCGCCGACGGCCGCTACTCCATCTACGCGACCCGCGAGAGCCTCAAGGGCGACACCGACCGCTACGGCGTCATCTTCGACCGCTCGGAGCTGGGTTTCCTCGTCTCGATGTTCATGAACACGGTCCTGTGGACCACCGCCGAGACGGTCCGGACCGACGGCGAGGACGTGTCGTTCCCGCGCCGCTACGGGACGATCCGCCGCGCCATCGCCGACATGGTCGACCTCGACGGGGAGTTCTACGCGACCATCGAGGGCCGCGACGTGCTGACCGGCGAGGAGGTCGTCGTCGAGGGGAAGGTCGTCGACGCCAGCATCACGTCGAGCCTGGAGGAGGCGTCGCTCGTCGTCGAGACCGACGAGGGTCGAGTCACCGTCGGCGGCCAGGTCGCCGCGCTGGAGGACATCGAGTCGTTCGAGATCCGCATCGGCCGCGAGTCCCCGCCCGAACCCGCCGACTGA
- a CDS encoding glucose 1-dehydrogenase: MKAIAVQRGSEGPAVIEKPRPTPDEGEALLRTLRVGVDGTDHEVIGGSHGGFPEGEDHMVLGHEAVAVVEDPNGTDLDEGDVVAPTVRRPPADGSNEYFERGEPDMAPEGEYVERGIVGDHGFMAEYFTSPPEYLVAVPESLWELGFFVEPISITEKALEHAYASRSAFEWTPESALVLGNRSLGLLTLAMLEYGVDSDRSFAAHDFERTYCLGRRERPDPTVDIIDEIGATYVNSNETPLGTVPEAYEPMDFVYEATGYAPHAFETVEALAPNGVGALLGIPDSWEFEVDGGRIHNELVLHNKALVGTVNSHVKHFEGAVDTLGELPDWLLEDLVTTVATPDDVEPAFEYGHDQIKAVVEFDTL; this comes from the coding sequence ATGAAGGCGATCGCTGTCCAGCGGGGCTCCGAGGGACCGGCGGTGATAGAGAAGCCGCGGCCGACACCGGACGAGGGCGAGGCGCTGCTCCGGACGCTCCGGGTCGGCGTCGACGGGACCGACCACGAGGTCATCGGCGGCTCCCACGGCGGGTTCCCCGAGGGCGAGGACCACATGGTGCTGGGCCACGAGGCCGTCGCCGTCGTCGAGGACCCGAACGGCACCGACCTCGACGAGGGCGACGTGGTCGCCCCCACGGTCCGGCGCCCGCCAGCCGACGGCTCCAACGAGTACTTCGAGCGCGGCGAACCGGACATGGCCCCCGAGGGCGAGTACGTCGAGCGGGGCATCGTCGGCGATCACGGCTTCATGGCGGAGTACTTCACCAGTCCGCCGGAGTACCTGGTGGCGGTCCCCGAGTCGCTGTGGGAACTCGGCTTCTTCGTCGAGCCGATCAGCATCACGGAGAAGGCGCTGGAACACGCCTACGCCTCGCGGTCGGCGTTCGAGTGGACGCCCGAGTCCGCCCTGGTGCTGGGCAACCGGTCGCTCGGTCTGCTCACGCTCGCCATGCTGGAGTACGGCGTCGACAGCGACCGCTCGTTCGCCGCCCACGACTTCGAGCGGACCTACTGTCTGGGCCGCCGGGAGCGACCTGACCCGACCGTCGACATCATCGACGAGATCGGCGCGACCTACGTCAACTCGAACGAGACGCCGCTGGGGACGGTGCCGGAGGCGTACGAACCGATGGACTTCGTCTACGAGGCGACGGGCTACGCGCCCCACGCCTTCGAGACGGTCGAGGCGCTGGCGCCCAACGGGGTCGGGGCGCTGCTGGGTATCCCCGACTCCTGGGAGTTCGAGGTCGACGGCGGGCGCATCCACAACGAACTCGTCCTCCACAACAAGGCGCTCGTCGGGACGGTCAACTCCCACGTGAAACACTTCGAGGGAGCGGTCGACACGCTGGGCGAGCTGCCCGACTGGCTGCTCGAGGACCTCGTGACGACCGTCGCAACGCCCGACGACGTCGAGCCGGCCTTCGAGTACGGCCACGACCAGATCAAGGCGGTCGTCGAGTTCGACACCCTGTGA
- a CDS encoding Gfo/Idh/MocA family protein, with product MVDISSVRLGIVGLGNIGHHHAERFVDQGANLVGGVDIAEGARASFADEFGVATYQDHHELYEEVDAVAVTTPNKFHEQYVVDALEAGLDVLVEKPLANTLEGAERIADAAHEAEGFCMVGFHTRFENPVEVINGYRQEGRFGELSHVEANYIRRRGVPGRGSWFTSKEVAGGGALIDIGVHAVDLSLYLLGYPEVEEVSGITRSQFGGRDDYTFIQMWGDDQGPEGFDVDDSATAFIRCADGRTISLEVAWAVNRPKKQEYVLRGTESGATFRPGEGVTFHESGAQGAGHMVESDIETRNNDAHAAEQAYFLEHCVTGETPERNTVEQGLTVQRVLSAIYRSSETGEAVSLDD from the coding sequence ATGGTCGATATCTCATCTGTCAGGCTCGGCATCGTCGGTCTGGGTAACATCGGACACCACCACGCGGAGCGGTTCGTCGACCAGGGGGCGAACCTGGTCGGCGGCGTCGACATCGCGGAGGGCGCCCGCGCCTCCTTCGCCGACGAGTTCGGGGTCGCCACCTACCAGGACCACCACGAACTCTACGAGGAGGTCGACGCCGTCGCGGTCACGACGCCCAACAAGTTCCACGAGCAGTACGTCGTCGACGCGCTGGAGGCGGGGCTGGACGTGCTCGTCGAGAAGCCGCTGGCCAACACCCTGGAGGGGGCCGAGCGGATCGCCGACGCCGCCCACGAGGCCGAGGGGTTCTGCATGGTCGGGTTCCACACCCGCTTCGAGAACCCCGTCGAGGTGATCAACGGCTACCGTCAGGAAGGCCGGTTCGGCGAGCTGAGCCACGTCGAGGCCAACTACATCCGCCGGCGGGGCGTCCCCGGCCGCGGGTCGTGGTTCACGAGCAAGGAGGTCGCCGGCGGCGGCGCGCTCATCGACATCGGCGTCCACGCCGTCGACCTGTCGCTGTACCTGCTGGGCTACCCCGAGGTCGAGGAGGTCTCGGGGATCACCCGCTCGCAGTTCGGCGGCCGCGACGACTACACCTTCATCCAGATGTGGGGCGACGACCAGGGCCCCGAGGGCTTCGACGTCGACGACTCCGCCACCGCCTTCATCCGCTGTGCCGACGGCCGCACCATCTCCCTGGAGGTCGCCTGGGCCGTCAACCGCCCGAAGAAACAGGAGTACGTCCTCCGCGGCACGGAGTCGGGCGCGACCTTCCGCCCCGGCGAGGGCGTCACCTTCCACGAGTCGGGCGCCCAGGGCGCCGGCCACATGGTCGAGTCCGATATCGAGACCCGCAACAACGACGCCCACGCGGCCGAACAGGCGTACTTCCTCGAACACTGCGTGACCGGCGAGACGCCCGAGCGCAACACCGTCGAACAGGGCCTGACCGTCCAGCGCGTCCTCTCGGCGATCTACCGCTCCAGCGAGACCGGCGAGGCCGTCTCCCTCGACGACTGA
- a CDS encoding HAD family hydrolase → MERYDQLYRLYEEFDAERLRAHQAFVDLFPPLDSRVALTYWEDASDELDELRGEIRDAFPGTGETYADVAAHATRDQAFTGLDLATKYDRPVNALVLDVDETLRSAGQTDNEIPRETLHLLTEFHEAGVPIVVCTGQTLENVKGFLGQGLGNAVVNSGEVSVVYESGTGVFTPGHGPETKRLLYDELDESVRAAFDRLRQRVLSDAPGGVARGCHLQGNEFNVTLKPNFETGSDDAVAVIDDALVYLLDLLGVVVADRIDGADPERADAGERGADGRGDGGRDSGAVLGAAAGEWTRAFYASRDPEIEAVLDDRGELPGGSEPDDADVPDAVADFLDRVDVAYYEGDAAEVVSRELDKPGGVEAAFEVLGVDDPFALVLGDSKSDLRVMEWVAERDAGIAAAPEHASTVVLDHVRERDDLVFPAGEAGDVLRTVYALNRLVAVE, encoded by the coding sequence ATGGAACGCTACGACCAGCTCTACCGGCTCTACGAGGAGTTCGACGCCGAGCGGCTGCGGGCCCACCAGGCGTTCGTGGACCTGTTCCCGCCGCTGGACTCGCGGGTCGCGCTGACCTACTGGGAGGACGCCAGCGACGAACTCGACGAGCTACGGGGGGAGATCCGCGACGCCTTCCCCGGGACCGGCGAGACGTACGCGGACGTGGCCGCCCACGCCACCCGCGACCAGGCGTTCACCGGGCTCGACCTGGCGACGAAGTACGACCGGCCGGTCAACGCCCTCGTGCTCGACGTGGACGAGACGCTGCGCTCGGCGGGGCAGACCGACAACGAGATCCCCCGCGAGACCCTGCACCTGCTGACCGAGTTCCACGAGGCCGGCGTGCCCATCGTCGTCTGCACCGGCCAGACCCTCGAGAACGTCAAGGGCTTCCTCGGTCAGGGGCTGGGCAACGCCGTCGTCAACTCCGGCGAGGTGAGCGTCGTCTACGAGAGTGGGACCGGCGTCTTCACGCCCGGCCACGGCCCCGAGACCAAGCGCCTGCTGTACGACGAGCTCGACGAGTCGGTCCGCGCGGCCTTCGACCGGCTGCGCCAGCGCGTGCTCTCGGACGCGCCCGGCGGCGTCGCCCGCGGCTGTCACCTGCAGGGCAACGAGTTCAACGTCACGCTCAAGCCCAACTTCGAGACGGGGAGCGACGACGCCGTCGCGGTGATCGACGACGCCCTGGTCTACCTGCTGGACCTTCTGGGCGTCGTCGTCGCGGACCGCATCGACGGCGCCGACCCCGAGCGTGCCGACGCCGGTGAGCGCGGCGCCGACGGGCGCGGCGACGGCGGGCGAGACAGCGGGGCCGTCCTCGGCGCGGCGGCCGGCGAGTGGACCCGGGCGTTCTACGCCTCGCGGGACCCGGAGATCGAGGCGGTGCTCGACGACCGCGGCGAACTGCCGGGAGGCAGTGAACCCGACGACGCGGACGTGCCCGACGCGGTCGCGGACTTTCTCGACCGGGTGGACGTGGCCTACTACGAGGGCGACGCGGCGGAGGTCGTGAGCCGCGAACTCGACAAGCCCGGCGGGGTCGAGGCGGCGTTCGAGGTGCTGGGGGTCGACGACCCGTTCGCGCTGGTGCTGGGCGACAGCAAGAGCGACCTCCGGGTGATGGAGTGGGTCGCCGAGCGGGACGCCGGCATCGCGGCCGCGCCCGAGCACGCGTCGACCGTCGTTCTGGACCACGTCCGGGAGCGCGACGACCTCGTCTTCCCCGCGGGGGAGGCCGGTGACGTGCTCCGAACGGTGTACGCGCTCAACAGACTGGTCGCCGTCGAGTGA
- the gfcR gene encoding transcriptional regulator GfcR: MKNIDDLIDSAAELAEGGLSKGEIADELNVSKETASWLVSRSGATTTTATDRKSQSPHDIHVDWSAIGRDSARLTHVGRAVADLLSKQGEEVDLTIGIEKAGAPIATTVARELDTDLGTYAPSKHQWDDGESEELSGSFSRNFAQIRDRECYVVDDTITSGTTMTETVEAIRDRGGEPVACAVLTDKRGVEEIEGVPVYSLVQVLRVGQSE, encoded by the coding sequence ATGAAGAACATCGACGATCTCATCGACAGCGCGGCGGAGCTGGCGGAGGGGGGTCTCTCGAAGGGCGAGATCGCGGACGAGCTCAACGTCTCGAAGGAGACGGCCTCCTGGCTCGTCTCGCGCAGCGGCGCCACGACGACGACGGCGACCGACAGGAAGTCCCAGAGCCCCCACGACATCCACGTGGACTGGTCGGCGATCGGCCGGGACAGCGCCCGGCTGACACACGTGGGTCGCGCGGTCGCGGACCTGCTGTCGAAACAGGGCGAGGAAGTGGACCTGACCATCGGGATCGAGAAGGCGGGCGCACCGATCGCGACGACGGTCGCCCGCGAACTCGACACGGACCTGGGCACCTACGCGCCGAGCAAACACCAGTGGGACGACGGCGAGAGCGAGGAACTCTCTGGTTCCTTCTCCCGGAACTTCGCCCAGATACGGGATCGGGAGTGCTACGTCGTCGACGACACCATCACCAGCGGCACCACCATGACCGAGACGGTCGAGGCCATCCGCGACCGCGGCGGCGAGCCCGTCGCCTGCGCGGTGCTGACCGACAAGCGCGGCGTCGAGGAGATCGAGGGCGTCCCCGTCTACTCGCTGGTGCAGGTCCTGCGCGTCGGCCAGTCCGAGTGA
- a CDS encoding MFS transporter, producing the protein MSDDSGGSLRLFANAEFVALAGTAFARSQAYSTIAIALALYADMFATSGTVEGLFGTAFALVQLIIVLPMGRAIDTGNAKRYLLVGLALNVLVFVGFAMVETVSHVVLMRVFQGLGASLLWITGSTVVGEISPDGERGQWLGTYNQVGAFSSLAGDLVGGILLATSGFTLTYGVLSGVTLLAFVGVYFFLRDDPGGQADPEEATGVETLRMLLGRAAIRALVVFRLGLSFGKMAVILFLPIYARTRFGMSPILVGGILAGGKLTKSLTQGLVGSYTDRLGHKHVFVFVGAVLYAVGAAIIPFAEYAVGYFAPMTIAVAGLSTTLPPAFFPLFGAFAVCGVADSIRLPASMALFVEEGEHFDAVAGSMSLRSIAWKVGQVVGPVSVGALWDATSVFVAFFTASAFIVVAAVVFFGLYTVEPAPETVPAAGD; encoded by the coding sequence GTGAGCGACGACTCGGGCGGATCGCTGCGGCTGTTCGCCAACGCCGAGTTCGTGGCGCTGGCGGGCACGGCCTTCGCGCGGTCGCAGGCGTACTCGACCATCGCCATCGCGCTGGCGCTGTACGCCGACATGTTCGCCACCTCGGGCACCGTCGAGGGGCTGTTCGGCACCGCGTTCGCCCTCGTCCAGCTTATCATCGTCCTGCCAATGGGGCGGGCCATCGACACCGGCAACGCCAAGCGGTACCTGCTGGTCGGGCTCGCGCTGAACGTCCTCGTGTTCGTCGGCTTCGCGATGGTCGAGACGGTGAGCCACGTCGTCCTGATGCGCGTGTTCCAGGGGCTGGGCGCGAGCCTGCTGTGGATCACCGGCTCGACCGTCGTCGGGGAGATCAGCCCCGACGGCGAGCGCGGCCAGTGGCTCGGCACCTACAACCAGGTCGGCGCGTTCTCCAGCCTCGCGGGCGACCTCGTCGGGGGGATCCTGCTGGCGACCAGCGGGTTCACGCTCACCTACGGCGTGCTCAGCGGCGTGACGCTGCTTGCGTTCGTCGGCGTCTACTTCTTCCTCCGCGACGACCCGGGCGGGCAGGCCGACCCGGAGGAGGCGACCGGCGTCGAGACGCTCCGGATGTTGCTCGGCCGCGCGGCCATCCGCGCGCTGGTCGTCTTCAGGCTCGGCCTGAGCTTCGGGAAGATGGCGGTCATCCTCTTTCTGCCCATCTACGCGCGGACCCGCTTCGGGATGAGCCCGATACTCGTCGGCGGCATCCTCGCCGGCGGGAAGCTCACGAAGTCGCTGACCCAGGGGCTCGTGGGCTCGTACACCGACCGGCTGGGCCACAAACACGTCTTCGTCTTCGTCGGCGCGGTGCTGTACGCCGTCGGCGCGGCGATCATCCCCTTCGCCGAGTACGCCGTCGGCTACTTCGCGCCGATGACGATCGCGGTGGCGGGGCTGTCGACGACGCTGCCGCCCGCGTTCTTCCCGCTGTTCGGCGCGTTCGCGGTCTGCGGCGTCGCCGACAGCATCCGCCTGCCCGCGAGCATGGCGCTGTTCGTCGAGGAGGGCGAGCACTTCGACGCCGTCGCGGGGAGCATGTCGCTTCGCTCGATCGCCTGGAAGGTCGGCCAGGTCGTCGGCCCCGTCTCCGTCGGCGCGCTGTGGGACGCCACCTCCGTCTTCGTCGCCTTCTTCACCGCCAGCGCGTTCATCGTCGTCGCCGCGGTCGTCTTCTTCGGCCTCTACACCGTCGAGCCCGCGCCGGAGACCGTCCCAGCCGCTGGCGACTGA
- a CDS encoding HD domain-containing protein has protein sequence MSDGSDAVDGRSYDPDAEHAFPDERLNEVLAFVEDDEEIQTYLDAQNVNPVARMRYNDHGAKHVSIVRDRALTLYELCYDGGVEFNGAAEQGLETADEPVIVALAATLHDIGHVVHRDEHPYYSIPLAADLLDRALDEWYDTADAVRMKGEVLHAILCHHTEETPLTTEAGIVRLADGLDMEHGRSRSPYERGGRGINTVSSQAIESVTLKAGDGVAVLVEIEMHNAAGVYQVDELLKAKLRGSGLEDHVRIVAVNTSEGEGNIVERIEL, from the coding sequence ATGAGTGACGGTTCGGACGCGGTCGACGGGCGGTCGTACGATCCCGACGCCGAGCACGCCTTCCCGGACGAGCGGCTCAACGAGGTGCTCGCGTTCGTCGAGGACGACGAGGAGATACAGACGTATCTCGACGCCCAGAACGTCAACCCCGTGGCCCGGATGCGATACAACGACCACGGCGCCAAACACGTCAGCATCGTCCGCGACCGGGCGCTGACGCTGTACGAACTCTGCTACGACGGCGGCGTCGAGTTCAACGGCGCCGCCGAGCAGGGGCTGGAGACGGCCGACGAGCCGGTGATCGTGGCGCTCGCGGCGACGCTGCACGACATCGGCCACGTCGTCCACCGGGACGAACATCCCTACTACTCGATCCCGCTGGCGGCCGACCTGCTGGACCGGGCCCTCGACGAGTGGTACGACACCGCCGACGCCGTCCGGATGAAAGGCGAGGTGCTGCACGCGATCCTCTGTCACCACACCGAGGAGACGCCGCTGACGACCGAGGCGGGCATCGTCCGGCTGGCCGACGGCCTGGACATGGAGCACGGCCGGTCGCGCAGCCCCTACGAACGGGGCGGGCGGGGGATCAACACGGTCTCCAGTCAGGCCATCGAATCGGTGACGCTGAAGGCGGGCGACGGCGTGGCGGTGCTCGTGGAGATCGAGATGCACAACGCCGCGGGCGTCTACCAGGTCGACGAACTCCTGAAGGCCAAGCTGCGCGGGTCGGGACTGGAAGACCACGTCCGCATCGTGGCAGTCAACACCTCCGAGGGGGAGGGCAACATCGTCGAGCGGATCGAGCTGTAG
- a CDS encoding redoxin domain-containing protein yields the protein MVDEGDAAPDFTAPLAHGDVTEFTLSERLGEAPLVFAFFPGAFTGTCTHEMETFEERLDEFEDLGATVYGVSVDTPFALNAFREDSDLTFGMISDTNRRIVDAYDLAMDFASLGVDDVAKRAVLVIDGEGVVRYAWVAGDPGIEPDYDAVRDAVADLR from the coding sequence ATGGTCGACGAGGGAGACGCCGCCCCCGACTTCACCGCACCGCTGGCTCACGGCGACGTGACCGAGTTCACGCTGTCGGAGCGACTGGGCGAGGCCCCGCTCGTGTTCGCCTTCTTCCCCGGTGCCTTCACCGGAACCTGCACCCACGAGATGGAGACCTTCGAGGAGCGCCTCGACGAGTTCGAGGACCTCGGTGCGACCGTGTACGGCGTCAGCGTCGACACGCCGTTCGCGCTGAACGCCTTCCGCGAGGACAGCGACCTGACCTTCGGGATGATCAGCGACACGAACCGGCGGATCGTCGACGCCTACGACCTCGCCATGGACTTCGCGTCGCTCGGCGTCGACGACGTGGCCAAGCGGGCCGTGCTCGTGATCGACGGCGAGGGCGTCGTGCGCTACGCCTGGGTCGCCGGCGACCCGGGCATCGAACCCGACTACGACGCGGTGCGCGACGCCGTCGCCGACCTGCGCTGA
- a CDS encoding tyrosine-type recombinase/integrase: MAGLDDFQGFGERAERELGKVDRHDPVDRPHVKRFAKRLDGSVAEGTLAEYLKNLRKTAERLDQPIVELSEADFDAHVFELRRNPEYGMGDEPGLSDGTIRNVEFAVRKFLKAVDIEGTEWADDYELTPPPDTKVSPEDMLRSEDISALVDGANNMRDIAMIEFLADTGARLSLLGSLRVGDVDLDGDQATYRPNDQAVGLKGADIANYPIIDAKTPVRTYLRQVHPRPDDDEAAFFHKIPGHGNGAPWDEDGALSPSTIRKQLRKAADNGGVDRPVHPHNFRHSAITRMVREDYTRAQIEHRVHWEVDTDMWETYQHIAAEEHNADIFAHAGVGDADDGVEHERRPCGNCREPLAPHHEYCPRCGEPATQEARNRRDNAVAKLGEGQVDVEEMSRREFRAHLLAAVQANGEIADAHDADSSPSSDST, from the coding sequence ATGGCAGGGTTGGACGACTTCCAGGGCTTCGGCGAACGGGCCGAGCGCGAGCTCGGCAAGGTCGACCGGCACGATCCCGTCGACCGGCCGCACGTCAAGCGCTTCGCCAAGCGCCTCGACGGCTCCGTCGCCGAGGGCACGCTCGCCGAGTACCTCAAGAACCTCCGCAAGACGGCCGAACGCCTCGACCAGCCGATCGTCGAACTCTCCGAGGCGGACTTCGACGCCCACGTCTTCGAGCTCCGCCGGAACCCCGAGTACGGCATGGGCGACGAGCCCGGCCTCTCCGACGGGACGATCCGCAACGTCGAGTTCGCCGTCCGGAAGTTCCTGAAGGCCGTCGACATCGAGGGTACCGAGTGGGCCGACGACTACGAGCTGACGCCGCCGCCGGACACCAAGGTCAGCCCCGAGGACATGCTCCGGTCGGAGGACATCTCGGCGTTGGTCGACGGCGCGAACAACATGCGCGACATCGCGATGATCGAGTTCCTCGCCGACACCGGCGCCCGCCTCTCGCTGCTCGGGTCGCTCCGGGTCGGCGACGTGGACCTCGACGGCGACCAGGCCACCTACCGGCCGAACGACCAGGCCGTCGGCCTGAAGGGCGCCGACATCGCGAACTACCCCATCATCGACGCGAAGACGCCGGTCCGGACCTACCTCCGGCAGGTCCATCCGCGCCCGGACGACGACGAGGCCGCCTTTTTCCACAAGATCCCCGGCCACGGGAACGGCGCCCCGTGGGACGAGGACGGGGCCCTCTCGCCGTCGACGATCCGCAAGCAGCTGCGGAAGGCCGCCGACAACGGCGGCGTCGACCGGCCGGTCCATCCCCACAACTTCCGACACTCGGCGATCACGCGCATGGTCCGCGAGGACTACACCCGCGCCCAGATCGAGCACCGAGTCCACTGGGAGGTGGACACCGACATGTGGGAGACCTACCAGCACATCGCCGCCGAGGAACACAACGCGGACATCTTCGCCCACGCGGGCGTCGGCGACGCCGACGACGGCGTCGAGCACGAGCGCCGGCCCTGCGGGAACTGCCGGGAGCCGCTGGCGCCCCATCACGAGTACTGCCCCCGGTGCGGCGAGCCCGCCACGCAGGAGGCGCGGAACCGCCGCGACAACGCCGTCGCGAAGCTCGGGGAGGGACAGGTCGATGTCGAGGAGATGAGCCGCCGGGAGTTCCGCGCCCATCTGCTGGCGGCCGTCCAGGCCAACGGCGAGATCGCGGACGCTCATGATGCGGACTCCTCCCCGTCGAGCGACTCGACGTAG
- a CDS encoding nucleoside triphosphate pyrophosphohydrolase family protein codes for MRDRKARDDLYERAAEAWGEDAQLTKAAEEFAELAAVVNRAQNGQADHMDIIEELVDARLMLEQLEFQLDDATVGLAFDQAVADLEDRLEVHGDAE; via the coding sequence ATGCGTGACCGCAAGGCTCGCGACGACCTCTATGAGCGCGCGGCAGAGGCGTGGGGCGAAGACGCCCAGCTCACCAAGGCCGCCGAGGAGTTCGCCGAACTCGCGGCGGTCGTCAACCGCGCCCAGAACGGCCAGGCCGACCACATGGACATCATCGAGGAACTGGTCGACGCGCGACTCATGCTCGAACAACTGGAGTTCCAGCTCGACGACGCGACGGTCGGACTCGCGTTCGACCAGGCCGTCGCCGATCTGGAGGATCGCCTGGAGGTGCATGGCGATGCCGAGTGA